A single window of Eisenibacter elegans DSM 3317 DNA harbors:
- a CDS encoding lysophospholipid acyltransferase family protein, translating to MLLHRLTYWALLPFLYLMAALPLWLIYALSDLLFVLVYRLLGYRRKVVRQNLARVFPQKTVAERRGIERRFYAYFIDMLLESLKMHGMSPAQILERCQVLTPEVPDGFFDNGQSIIIVTGHYGNTEWAGAAMSLSVKHPLYLTYAPFRNPYLDAWLRRSRERFGSQMVPIDEVLRTLVKHKQEQRCTAMIFSADQMPHPEKVYWMPFLGQETAVYWGVEKIARKFDQPVVFGYARRVGRGRYEIRMEVACAHSAQVPTGYITEAHTRALEQQILHYPDTWYWTHKRWKHHAHQQAYKAYFYQHVCPQNKPPQEVA from the coding sequence ATGTTGCTACATCGACTGACTTACTGGGCTTTACTGCCTTTTTTGTACCTAATGGCGGCTCTGCCGCTGTGGCTTATCTACGCCCTCTCCGACTTGCTCTTCGTCTTGGTATATCGGCTCTTGGGCTATCGCCGCAAGGTAGTCCGCCAAAATCTCGCTCGGGTATTCCCCCAAAAAACCGTTGCCGAACGACGTGGTATCGAGCGGCGGTTTTATGCATACTTCATCGATATGCTGCTCGAAAGCCTCAAGATGCACGGGATGAGTCCTGCCCAAATCCTAGAGCGTTGCCAAGTACTCACACCCGAAGTACCCGATGGTTTCTTTGATAATGGGCAGTCTATCATCATCGTTACCGGGCATTATGGCAACACCGAATGGGCCGGTGCCGCGATGAGCCTTTCGGTCAAACATCCGCTCTATCTTACTTATGCGCCCTTTCGCAATCCCTACCTCGACGCTTGGCTGCGCCGCTCGCGGGAGCGCTTCGGCTCGCAGATGGTTCCGATAGATGAGGTCTTGCGGACACTAGTTAAGCACAAGCAGGAGCAACGCTGCACTGCGATGATTTTTTCTGCCGACCAAATGCCCCACCCCGAAAAGGTATACTGGATGCCCTTTTTAGGACAAGAAACAGCGGTATACTGGGGTGTGGAGAAAATTGCACGCAAATTTGACCAACCTGTCGTCTTTGGTTATGCACGCCGTGTGGGCAGAGGACGCTACGAGATTAGGATGGAGGTAGCCTGTGCTCATTCTGCTCAAGTGCCCACCGGCTATATTACCGAAGCGCATACACGCGCCCTCGAACAACAAATCTTACACTACCCCGATACTTGGTACTGGACACACAAACGCTGGAAGCACCACGCCCACCAACAAGCCTACAAGGCTTACTTCTACCAACATGTATGCCCACAAAACAAACCACCGCAAGAGGTAGCGTAG
- a CDS encoding SDR family oxidoreductase translates to MTSVSTYSFTQGTGIYSASKAALTAYSKTVAVELAGRKIKVNTVKRGQEAGVLLPSIRLYH, encoded by the coding sequence TTGACTTCTGTCAGTACGTATTCATTTACCCAAGGAACAGGTATTTATTCTGCAAGCAAAGCAGCGCTCACCGCGTATAGCAAAACTGTCGCAGTTGAGTTGGCCGGCAGAAAAATCAAGGTCAATACCGTCAAACGAGGGCAAGAAGCAGGGGTTTTACTACCAAGCATTCGGCTATATCACTAG
- a CDS encoding tetratricopeptide repeat protein, giving the protein MCLGNVYVSMEAYDQAIEAYNQVIACSPDEAYEAWYYLGLTY; this is encoded by the coding sequence GTGTGCTTGGGCAATGTGTATGTCAGTATGGAAGCGTATGACCAAGCCATCGAAGCCTACAACCAAGTCATAGCCTGTAGTCCTGATGAAGCTTATGAGGCTTGGTATTATTTAGGACTCACATACTAG
- a CDS encoding class I SAM-dependent DNA methyltransferase: MNKQLYQIEFPEADASLEQDEEWFYLQTDGGQRRIRFHDYDQIYDIPGLYEQLFHGRLKCQSPEVLTSMLAETLIKHQARPYELRILDFGAGNGLVGKALKERLNPELLVGVDILPEAKAAQMRERPEVYHDYQVCNLASPSMELERLLQDYKFNALVTVAALGFDDIPPEALINAFNLVSDGGWFAFNIRDKFLQTDDNSGYREAISWLSDEAFEVYHQHRYVHRYDMLGKPLHYIAFVGRKNSNIKVQRL, encoded by the coding sequence ATGAACAAACAACTATACCAGATTGAGTTTCCTGAAGCCGATGCGAGCCTTGAGCAAGATGAAGAGTGGTTTTACTTACAAACGGATGGTGGCCAGCGCCGCATCCGTTTTCACGATTATGATCAGATTTATGATATACCCGGACTTTATGAGCAGCTTTTCCACGGCAGGCTCAAGTGCCAATCACCAGAGGTTTTGACCAGTATGTTGGCCGAAACTTTGATAAAACATCAGGCAAGACCATATGAACTTCGGATTTTAGATTTTGGTGCTGGCAACGGACTGGTGGGTAAGGCACTCAAAGAAAGGCTCAACCCCGAACTCCTAGTAGGGGTGGATATTTTGCCGGAGGCCAAAGCAGCTCAAATGCGGGAGCGCCCAGAAGTGTATCATGATTATCAGGTATGTAATCTTGCCAGTCCATCGATGGAGTTGGAGAGATTGTTACAAGACTATAAATTCAATGCCCTCGTAACTGTAGCAGCGTTGGGCTTTGATGATATCCCCCCAGAAGCCCTTATCAATGCGTTTAACTTGGTTTCTGATGGAGGCTGGTTTGCCTTCAATATCCGAGATAAATTCTTACAAACTGACGATAATAGCGGCTATCGAGAGGCTATCTCTTGGTTGAGTGATGAGGCTTTTGAGGTATACCACCAACACCGCTATGTTCATCGGTATGATATGTTGGGTAAGCCACTTCATTATATTGCTTTTGTAGGGAGGAAAAACAGTAACATTAAGGTACAGCGCCTCTGA
- a CDS encoding alkane 1-monooxygenase: protein MTMTLHALKYLGVYVTPSIVAFSLLAQGYWTYSAMVLIFGIIPLLELLMRPSTQNLSPEEEEAAKKNPVYDYILYSLLPIQYILLGLFLVRVQQEGLPGYVYGGWITAFGLSCGVLGINAAHELGHRHTRYEQWMSKMLLLSSLYMHFFIEHNRGHHRHVATDEDPASARRGETVYAFYLRSVWGSWLSAWRLEAERLQKAGLSRFSWHNEMLRFQAYQVGLLLGIGLLFGLWPLACFVMAATMGFLLLETVNYIEHYGLRRSRKGARYERPLPVHSWNSNHPVGRLLLLELSRHSDHHYIASRKYQLLRHFDHSPQMPTGYPGMMLLAFVPPLWFWLMHKRIEQIQFKMN from the coding sequence ATGACTATGACCTTACACGCACTCAAGTATTTGGGCGTATATGTTACGCCAAGCATTGTGGCTTTTTCGTTGTTGGCGCAAGGCTATTGGACTTACAGCGCTATGGTGCTGATTTTTGGCATTATCCCGCTATTAGAATTATTGATGCGCCCCTCTACTCAAAACCTCAGCCCTGAGGAAGAAGAGGCTGCCAAGAAAAATCCTGTATACGATTATATCCTCTACAGTCTGCTGCCGATACAGTACATATTGTTGGGCTTGTTTTTGGTGCGGGTACAACAAGAGGGGCTGCCGGGCTATGTGTATGGGGGCTGGATTACGGCTTTTGGCCTTTCGTGTGGAGTGCTGGGTATCAACGCTGCCCACGAGCTAGGCCACCGGCATACGCGCTACGAGCAATGGATGAGCAAAATGCTGTTGCTGAGCAGCTTATATATGCACTTCTTTATAGAGCACAACCGAGGCCACCACCGCCATGTAGCTACTGACGAAGACCCCGCCTCTGCCCGCCGTGGGGAAACGGTCTATGCTTTTTATTTGCGTTCGGTGTGGGGTAGCTGGCTATCGGCCTGGCGGCTCGAAGCAGAACGACTCCAAAAGGCCGGCCTCTCACGCTTTAGCTGGCACAACGAAATGCTGCGCTTTCAGGCATATCAAGTCGGTTTGTTGTTAGGGATTGGCCTACTGTTTGGTCTGTGGCCGCTGGCTTGCTTTGTGATGGCCGCAACGATGGGATTCCTATTGCTCGAAACCGTCAACTACATAGAACACTATGGCCTACGACGCAGCCGCAAAGGCGCACGCTACGAGCGGCCGCTGCCCGTCCACTCTTGGAACTCCAACCACCCCGTTGGGAGGCTGCTACTGCTCGAACTATCGCGCCACTCTGACCATCACTATATTGCCAGCCGCAAGTACCAGCTCTTACGCCACTTTGACCATAGCCCTCAAATGCCGACAGGCTACCCCGGAATGATGCTGCTGGCCTTTGTCCCTCCTCTTTGGTTTTGGCTGATGCATAAGCGTATTGAGCAAATCCAATTTAAGATGAATTGA
- a CDS encoding dienelactone hydrolase family protein, producing MKQYLTLFVCVFLMACGSSKPLTQSPIDAIEGRLCCAMANQTAFAAFVDDADFVAQHLDPEPLVFISQAGGEDIRFATPDGQEAGAFQIKAKEETDYYLLVFHEWWGLNEHIRQEAEKYYQALGGKVNVLAIDMYDGLIATNAQDAGSYMQNAKPERLQAIIQGALGLAGSKARIATVGWCFGGGLSLNASLAAQAQSVACIIYYGMPISDQTQLAPLKGEVLGIFAKKDGWITQKVVTEFEQSLKALKKPANIYMYDADHAFANPSNPKYKKDDADDAFNKSIALLKKFVK from the coding sequence ATGAAACAATACCTTACGCTGTTCGTCTGTGTGTTTTTGATGGCCTGCGGCAGCTCTAAGCCTCTTACTCAGAGCCCGATAGATGCCATCGAAGGCCGTCTTTGCTGCGCTATGGCCAACCAGACTGCCTTTGCCGCTTTTGTGGATGATGCTGATTTTGTAGCACAACATCTTGACCCTGAGCCGCTTGTTTTTATAAGTCAAGCCGGTGGCGAAGATATCCGATTTGCCACGCCCGACGGACAAGAAGCCGGCGCTTTCCAAATCAAAGCCAAGGAAGAAACAGATTATTACTTGTTGGTTTTCCACGAATGGTGGGGGCTCAACGAACACATCCGCCAAGAGGCTGAGAAGTACTACCAAGCCCTAGGGGGTAAGGTCAATGTTTTGGCCATTGATATGTATGACGGCCTCATCGCCACCAATGCCCAAGATGCAGGCAGTTATATGCAAAATGCCAAGCCCGAGCGCCTGCAAGCCATCATTCAGGGAGCGCTGGGATTGGCCGGCAGCAAAGCCCGCATTGCTACTGTAGGTTGGTGCTTTGGCGGAGGGCTTTCGCTCAATGCTTCACTCGCCGCACAAGCCCAAAGCGTGGCCTGCATCATTTATTACGGGATGCCTATTAGCGACCAGACCCAGCTGGCGCCGCTCAAAGGCGAGGTGCTCGGGATTTTTGCCAAAAAAGACGGTTGGATTACCCAAAAAGTAGTAACCGAGTTTGAGCAAAGTCTCAAAGCCCTCAAAAAACCCGCCAACATATATATGTATGATGCCGACCATGCTTTTGCTAACCCCAGCAACCCCAAGTACAAGAAAGACGACGCTGATGATGCTTTCAACAAGAGCATCGCCCTGCTCAAGAAATTTGTAAAATAA
- a CDS encoding SMI1/KNR4 family protein, with protein sequence MKSIWESIKSNLAKIAPELLKALHQGVTDTEVASLQALIKAELPRDFIDFYKIHNGQSDEAAGLIDCEELLSFERIADEWLVWKSLLDSKTFEDSQGPHISNPDRGIKNDWWNPLWIPITYDGSGNHYCLDLDPTEEGVYGQIIRMWHDDTERSLIAYSFKEWVTAYSQKLSSGELVYSEDYFGIISRDELGE encoded by the coding sequence ATGAAAAGCATCTGGGAATCTATCAAATCAAATTTGGCCAAAATAGCGCCCGAACTACTCAAGGCCTTGCATCAAGGTGTTACAGACACAGAAGTAGCTAGTCTTCAAGCCCTTATCAAGGCAGAGCTACCCCGCGATTTTATTGATTTTTACAAAATCCATAACGGGCAGTCTGATGAGGCTGCCGGACTGATAGACTGCGAAGAGTTGCTCTCTTTTGAGCGCATCGCTGATGAGTGGTTGGTATGGAAGTCGCTGCTCGACAGTAAAACTTTTGAAGACAGTCAAGGGCCTCATATCTCCAATCCTGATAGGGGCATCAAAAACGACTGGTGGAATCCCCTCTGGATACCCATCACGTATGATGGTAGCGGCAATCATTATTGTCTCGACCTCGACCCTACCGAAGAGGGTGTTTATGGGCAGATTATCAGAATGTGGCACGATGACACCGAGCGCTCCCTGATTGCTTACTCCTTCAAGGAATGGGTGACTGCTTACAGCCAAAAGCTCTCCAGCGGAGAACTGGTATACTCAGAAGATTATTTTGGCATCATCAGTAGGGATGAGCTAGGAGAATAA
- a CDS encoding ArsA family ATPase, whose protein sequence is MRILLFTGKGGVGKTTLAAATALRCAALGYKTLIISTDPAHSLSDSLNIALGPEPTPVLPKLFGQELDVYYSMKKHWEQLRQMLLVLFRSQGLQHTLAEELSALPGMEEASAFLWIEQYHSLEVFDVIVIDSAPTGETLTLLSLPQVSKWWTTQMFPFQKAAIKAVGGVVRGVTGIPLDKGYEELDSLFAKLEIVQQIFARPEVTSMRLVMNPERMVIQEAKRAYTYLQLHGYAVDAAFVNRILPPDAAYGAFFDQYLEQQEGYLKQIAEDFAPLPLFKSYHQGQEVFGLDTLTQMADMLYQGQDPTKVFHQEQPMHIAPEGKGYLLRLKIPFLDPQTPISLQAKGNELTIHLGSRRRHLFLPQFLAYYQLQNHRLSPEGLLVYFEPRAEEA, encoded by the coding sequence ATGCGGATATTATTGTTTACCGGTAAGGGAGGAGTAGGCAAAACCACCTTGGCGGCGGCTACGGCTTTGCGCTGCGCTGCCTTGGGCTACAAGACCCTCATCATCTCTACTGACCCGGCACACAGCCTCTCCGACTCACTCAATATAGCCCTAGGCCCCGAGCCCACCCCTGTGTTGCCTAAGCTCTTTGGCCAAGAGCTGGATGTATACTATTCTATGAAAAAGCATTGGGAGCAACTCCGGCAGATGCTCCTTGTCTTGTTTCGGTCGCAGGGGCTACAACATACCTTGGCCGAGGAGTTGTCGGCCTTGCCCGGAATGGAAGAGGCTTCGGCCTTCCTCTGGATAGAACAATATCACAGCCTAGAGGTTTTTGATGTGATTGTCATCGATAGCGCCCCCACAGGCGAAACCCTGACCTTGCTCAGCCTGCCACAGGTCAGCAAGTGGTGGACCACACAGATGTTTCCTTTTCAGAAGGCGGCTATCAAGGCTGTCGGTGGGGTGGTACGCGGCGTTACGGGCATCCCACTTGACAAGGGCTACGAAGAGCTCGATTCCCTCTTTGCCAAACTCGAAATAGTACAACAGATTTTTGCCCGCCCGGAGGTAACTTCCATGCGCTTGGTCATGAATCCCGAGCGGATGGTCATCCAAGAGGCCAAACGTGCTTACACCTATCTCCAACTACACGGCTACGCCGTCGATGCGGCCTTTGTCAACCGGATTCTCCCGCCCGATGCCGCCTACGGGGCTTTTTTTGACCAATACCTAGAGCAACAAGAGGGCTACCTAAAGCAGATAGCTGAAGACTTTGCGCCCTTGCCCTTGTTCAAAAGCTATCACCAAGGGCAAGAGGTGTTTGGCCTCGACACCCTCACCCAAATGGCCGATATGCTCTACCAAGGCCAAGATCCTACCAAGGTTTTTCACCAAGAGCAGCCTATGCACATTGCGCCCGAGGGCAAAGGCTATCTGCTGAGGCTCAAAATTCCTTTTCTTGACCCCCAAACGCCTATCAGCCTCCAAGCCAAGGGCAACGAGCTGACGATACACCTAGGCAGCCGTCGCCGCCACCTTTTCTTGCCGCAGTTTTTGGCCTATTACCAACTCCAAAACCACCGATTAAGCCCTGAAGGCTTGTTGGTTTATTTTGAGCCACGCGCAGAGGAGGCCTGA
- a CDS encoding DUF445 family protein, whose product MLINALLKILAGGVVGYGTNALAIQMLFKEYFKVRLPDGKTAGLGGVVIKERQQFEDKVSALVEEKVLSAEALAERLRSEEMRPVLEDIMRVLFEEVLPAKLPPTLAEVPGFAQSLERLWEHLSPVLAQSLGRVLHKGSNTLRLSDILSEDTQGHLLEQLLQTIAQQLNQQPKPLDDYLADLLERLLAQPLAQTLPQEWSTHLAQLLKTELAGLPELLRHQYEVPLRAFFDTAWEQLLPPEQLQKTTQNLLSNSFYELMPEASAAQLPSQLQQYLRQLLEEESGQQVVGLLLKIVLERLEREEMSVAELLAPQFKISFETFLATQLPALVKAALLWVQSKKRDIDLMVNQAFDKELSWVGRSLVRVFVGDVAQKVGLDKRIIKALEKLEEDPKATIENLSAQIIELLTQKRIKDLAASAQDTLVPTLTPAIVRFLAQGIESESFAQRLEQILRTPLHRWIPEAWVLRQIQHRLPGLLYHTLTERWLFTPKAAAWLTPKLQTALEQWFAQPPSTWLGATAQPKEWAIQLRTLLLDALQTQQQTWALQLSEVLQPQLAELSLGSLIATDGEEFQAQSLQWMEALRQWLETQTSQTDLPKMAQQGLTAERLAPVAAQTLQERLSQALPGIFERFEPIRNLVFTELNKLPDSRLLGMVKDALGKELKPLSLFGGLLGIGTGVILLSLPEMQTWGWGVLIAVLAYGITGWGTNWLAIKMLFRPYKAWYLLPRYKRSRIPFTPGVVPANRPRFSASMGRFIGERLLDKENLTQRFNSQRDTLAQGLQKGIAQDDYHALQQLLNTHRSTLAAQGANALTKSLKQEAAQWLRKLPETAKKRLQSPLQEWYSLQQHSAQLCQTLQQPTITSRLQEGAVRQLQRYWQETTTIDQRLPTTLQQQLQAQPAARIQQQLEGLGTDWLHPQWLPEQVEWGLVAEKLLQTLNQPIGGLIAAEKHEIVKQQTFEILKKWLQSTKTQQYIEQLLERWLNNEAHPDRKLGELFDGALLRGVDRNIDRILEWAKQWSLEVMQSQKKSIATRAYEEAYENSKAAYGFKSSIEKATNNLIDIHLPDFLEREKAKLKEIIKQEVQVIAQKPLAEGNLLALNPQVVQGKIIRFLEDPSLLTRLEQLCRLLIEERIFTLNPAQLLKLDVELMEGHLKQLLTLEISRLQAQVQQQVAAPTTAQALAQPAAQLLTHYLEQHWYSRSLASLLPLSEAAAAQLTQNILTLALPENTPQQTPLMGLIQHLLAGLEAKPLNHWLSDEVWEQRLQTLTQTLLDQPEFSAELQTQLQTTIEQLLAELLPNLAPQTKDFVLELLLQAALQTLSLRLMSLIKALEFKEVVVTQISHMEPQALEDLFDAFAGKYFVYLINYGFGFGAIFGLAIDVLLLWVLRQYVL is encoded by the coding sequence ATGCTTATCAATGCCTTGCTCAAAATACTAGCCGGAGGGGTTGTCGGTTATGGCACCAATGCTTTGGCTATTCAGATGCTTTTTAAGGAGTATTTCAAAGTGCGCTTGCCCGACGGCAAAACGGCGGGCTTGGGCGGGGTGGTAATCAAGGAGCGGCAGCAGTTTGAAGACAAGGTATCAGCACTAGTAGAGGAGAAGGTCTTGAGTGCAGAGGCCCTGGCCGAGCGCTTGCGCAGCGAGGAGATGAGGCCTGTGCTGGAGGACATAATGCGGGTGCTTTTTGAAGAAGTATTACCGGCCAAATTGCCCCCTACACTGGCAGAAGTGCCGGGGTTTGCCCAAAGCTTGGAGCGCCTATGGGAACATCTAAGCCCTGTACTTGCTCAAAGCCTTGGTCGGGTATTGCATAAGGGCAGCAACACACTGCGCCTGTCCGATATTCTGTCAGAAGATACACAAGGGCACTTGTTGGAGCAATTACTCCAAACCATTGCCCAACAACTAAACCAACAGCCGAAGCCACTCGATGACTACCTCGCTGACTTACTAGAGCGCCTATTGGCACAACCTCTAGCACAGACCTTGCCCCAAGAGTGGAGCACACACCTAGCCCAACTCCTAAAGACAGAACTCGCCGGCTTGCCAGAGCTCTTGCGCCACCAGTATGAAGTGCCTCTGCGAGCATTTTTTGATACAGCTTGGGAGCAACTTTTGCCCCCCGAACAGCTCCAAAAAACTACCCAAAACCTTCTCAGCAATAGCTTTTATGAGCTGATGCCGGAAGCCAGCGCCGCCCAACTGCCAAGCCAACTCCAACAGTACTTGAGGCAACTACTCGAAGAAGAAAGTGGGCAACAGGTAGTAGGGCTGCTGCTCAAAATAGTGCTCGAACGCCTAGAGCGCGAAGAGATGAGTGTAGCCGAGCTATTGGCTCCTCAGTTCAAGATTTCTTTTGAGACCTTTTTGGCTACCCAACTACCAGCCTTGGTCAAGGCGGCCCTGCTCTGGGTACAGTCCAAAAAGCGCGATATCGACCTGATGGTCAACCAAGCCTTCGACAAAGAACTGAGCTGGGTAGGCCGTAGCCTCGTACGGGTGTTTGTGGGTGATGTAGCCCAAAAGGTAGGCCTAGACAAGCGTATCATCAAAGCGCTCGAAAAACTCGAAGAAGACCCCAAAGCGACTATCGAAAACCTAAGCGCGCAGATTATAGAATTGCTGACGCAGAAACGCATCAAAGACCTAGCAGCCAGCGCCCAAGATACCCTAGTGCCGACGCTTACGCCGGCGATTGTCCGGTTTTTGGCTCAAGGTATTGAAAGTGAGTCTTTTGCGCAACGCTTGGAGCAAATCTTGCGTACCCCCCTACACCGCTGGATTCCGGAGGCTTGGGTGCTTCGACAAATACAACACCGTCTCCCCGGGCTGCTCTACCACACCCTCACAGAGCGCTGGTTATTTACACCCAAGGCCGCAGCTTGGCTCACGCCCAAGCTACAAACAGCCTTGGAACAATGGTTCGCCCAACCGCCTAGTACGTGGCTGGGAGCTACGGCGCAGCCCAAAGAGTGGGCGATACAGTTGCGTACGCTGTTGCTAGACGCCCTCCAAACACAACAACAGACGTGGGCGCTCCAACTGTCCGAGGTACTCCAACCTCAGCTGGCAGAGCTTTCGCTAGGAAGCTTGATAGCCACAGACGGGGAGGAGTTTCAGGCGCAAAGCCTCCAATGGATGGAGGCGCTGCGCCAATGGCTCGAAACACAGACCTCACAAACCGACCTGCCCAAGATGGCACAACAAGGCCTGACTGCCGAACGCCTAGCGCCCGTCGCTGCTCAAACGCTCCAAGAGCGACTCTCACAAGCCTTGCCAGGGATTTTTGAGCGCTTTGAGCCTATCCGCAATTTAGTCTTTACGGAGCTGAACAAGCTGCCAGATTCGCGCCTGCTCGGTATGGTCAAGGATGCGCTGGGCAAAGAGCTGAAGCCCCTAAGCCTTTTTGGGGGCCTGCTGGGAATAGGCACAGGGGTGATACTGCTTAGCCTACCCGAAATGCAGACATGGGGCTGGGGAGTGTTGATTGCAGTGCTTGCTTATGGTATTACAGGATGGGGAACTAACTGGCTGGCAATCAAGATGTTGTTTAGACCATATAAAGCATGGTATTTGCTGCCTCGGTACAAACGTAGCCGCATTCCGTTTACACCGGGAGTAGTGCCGGCCAACCGCCCACGGTTTTCGGCCAGTATGGGCCGCTTTATCGGAGAGCGACTGCTGGATAAGGAAAACCTTACCCAACGCTTTAATAGCCAACGTGATACCCTTGCTCAAGGCCTGCAAAAAGGAATTGCTCAAGACGACTACCACGCACTCCAACAATTGCTCAATACGCATCGAAGCACGCTAGCCGCCCAAGGAGCCAATGCGCTGACCAAAAGCCTAAAGCAAGAGGCTGCACAATGGCTCAGAAAATTGCCAGAAACAGCCAAAAAGCGCCTGCAAAGCCCATTGCAGGAGTGGTATTCGCTCCAGCAACACAGCGCGCAGCTTTGCCAAACACTCCAACAGCCAACAATCACCAGCCGCTTACAAGAGGGGGCGGTACGACAATTGCAGCGCTACTGGCAAGAAACCACAACCATAGACCAGCGCCTGCCCACAACACTCCAACAACAACTCCAAGCCCAGCCCGCAGCGCGTATCCAACAACAGCTCGAAGGGCTCGGCACTGATTGGCTACACCCCCAATGGCTACCCGAACAGGTTGAGTGGGGGTTAGTAGCCGAAAAACTCCTCCAAACGCTCAACCAACCTATCGGGGGACTGATAGCCGCCGAAAAACACGAAATCGTAAAACAACAGACTTTTGAAATACTTAAAAAATGGCTGCAAAGTACTAAAACACAGCAGTATATAGAGCAACTGCTGGAGCGATGGCTCAATAATGAAGCCCATCCCGACCGTAAGTTGGGCGAGCTATTTGATGGAGCATTACTCAGAGGGGTTGACCGCAACATAGACCGCATCCTCGAATGGGCCAAACAGTGGAGCTTGGAGGTGATGCAGAGCCAGAAAAAATCTATCGCCACACGTGCCTACGAAGAGGCTTACGAAAACTCTAAAGCAGCCTATGGCTTCAAGTCGAGCATCGAAAAGGCCACCAATAACCTGATAGATATCCATCTGCCAGATTTTTTGGAACGTGAGAAAGCCAAACTGAAAGAAATTATCAAGCAAGAGGTACAGGTCATCGCCCAAAAACCCTTGGCCGAAGGCAATCTGCTAGCCCTGAACCCACAAGTAGTGCAGGGCAAAATTATCCGTTTTTTAGAAGATCCTTCCTTATTGACGCGGCTAGAGCAGCTTTGCCGGCTGCTGATAGAAGAGCGGATATTTACCCTCAACCCGGCGCAGCTACTCAAGCTAGATGTTGAGCTGATGGAGGGGCATTTGAAACAGCTCCTAACGCTGGAAATCAGTCGATTGCAAGCCCAAGTACAACAGCAAGTCGCAGCTCCAACAACCGCGCAGGCGCTAGCCCAACCGGCTGCCCAACTATTGACGCATTATCTGGAGCAACACTGGTACTCAAGATCCTTGGCGAGCCTGTTGCCCCTATCGGAGGCCGCCGCTGCCCAACTGACGCAAAACATCCTGACGCTAGCACTGCCCGAAAATACACCCCAACAAACGCCACTAATGGGTTTGATACAGCACTTGCTGGCCGGGCTAGAAGCCAAGCCGCTCAACCATTGGCTGTCTGATGAGGTATGGGAGCAGCGCCTGCAAACATTGACACAGACCCTGCTCGACCAGCCAGAGTTTAGCGCCGAGCTTCAAACACAGCTTCAAACCACAATCGAACAGCTGTTGGCCGAGCTGCTGCCCAATTTGGCTCCCCAAACCAAGGATTTTGTGTTAGAACTCTTGCTCCAAGCCGCCCTACAAACCCTGAGCCTACGCCTGATGTCTTTGATTAAGGCCTTAGAATTCAAGGAGGTTGTCGTTACACAAATCAGCCATATGGAGCCCCAAGCGCTCGAAGACCTCTTCGATGCCTTTGCGGGCAAGTATTTTGTGTACCTTATCAATTATGGCTTTGGCTTTGGCGCTATCTTTGGTCTTGCAATCGATGTGCTTTTGCTTTGGGTTCTGAGGCAGTATGTTCTGTGA
- a CDS encoding TetR/AcrR family transcriptional regulator, producing MSPTTPPPDSQLVWLQAAYQCFAAEGPAGLKVERLAKLAAKSKSSFYHHFVDTEVFLEALLDYHLVQARRIAIEAAACQRMVPDVVEMLLRARTDILFNRQLRVHRSVEAFRRCFQTAHEPIEEGFLAVWAQALGLAERPALARMMLNLTVENFYLRITPENLCQEWLLEYLGEIQVMVRGLTGGNG from the coding sequence ATGTCTCCCACTACTCCCCCACCCGACTCCCAGCTTGTCTGGCTACAGGCTGCTTATCAGTGCTTTGCCGCCGAAGGCCCTGCGGGGCTGAAGGTAGAGCGCCTAGCCAAGTTGGCAGCCAAGAGTAAGTCTTCGTTTTATCACCATTTTGTAGATACAGAAGTGTTCTTGGAAGCGCTACTGGACTACCACTTGGTGCAAGCCCGGCGGATAGCGATAGAGGCGGCGGCCTGTCAGCGGATGGTGCCGGATGTGGTGGAGATGCTCCTCAGAGCGCGGACGGACATCCTCTTCAACCGACAACTGCGCGTGCATCGCTCAGTGGAGGCCTTCAGGCGGTGTTTCCAAACGGCACACGAGCCTATCGAGGAGGGTTTTCTGGCCGTCTGGGCTCAGGCCTTGGGCTTGGCCGAAAGACCCGCCCTCGCTCGGATGATGCTCAACCTGACAGTCGAAAATTTTTACCTTCGCATCACCCCCGAAAATCTTTGCCAAGAATGGCTTCTAGAGTATTTGGGGGAGATACAGGTGATGGTGCGTGGCCTAACCGGAGGGAATGGATAA